From the candidate division WOR-3 bacterium genome, the window CCCTGTTTCAGTGAAAATCGAGAAAGAAATTCTCAAAAGCGAAGAAGTAGAAATGATAGAGGACTTGATAGTAGCCGCTTTCACCGCCGCCCAGAGAAAAGCAAAAAACACGGCACAAGAAAAAATGAAAGGCATGTATGGACCTCTCGACTTGCCCAAGGGACTTTGGTAGTTGACCTCTCTCCCTAGACATATAAATGAGCTAATTGAAGCAATGTCGTCTTTTCCTGGCTTAGGCAGGAAAAGTTCAAGGCGTATAGTCTTTCATCTTCTTTCAGAAAGCAAAGCGACAACTTTAAAACTATCAAACGCGCTCCAACAACTTCATGAAAAAACTTTTTTTTGCAGAATATGCGGAAGCATATCAGATTCTGAAACATGCAGTATTTGCGAAAATCCCTCAAGAGACAGAAACGTAATTTGCGTGGTGGAAAATTTTATAGATCAGATCGTCCTCGAAAGCACAAATTTTTACAACGGGCTTTACCATGTTTTAGGCGGAGTCCTCTCTCCTCTTGACGGTTTGGGTCCGGAAAAGTTGAACGTCGATAAACTGATGAAAAGAATCGGCAAGATGGAAATCAAAGAAATCATAATAGCTTCAAATCCAACTCCTGAAGGCAACGCAACAGCTCTTTATCTTGCCGATTTATTGGATAAAACCGGAATCAAAATTTCAAGGCTCGCCAGGGGGATTCCTGTGGGAGGGGATCTCGACCTTTTAGATTTAGAGACAATAAGGCTCTCCCTCGAAGGAAGAATTGAAATAAAAAAAAACAAGTTGACTAATAGTGTCTTTTAATATAACAAATACTTCATCTAAATGACTTTTTTATGTCTTATGAACACATAGATATACTTGAAGAAGACTTTTGGGTCTTGAAGAACATAACTTCGGCGTTTCAAAAGACCATCGACGCCCGAGTTATTGTCCTCATAGACCGTTCCGGACAACCTATTGTCTCCTGCGGTGAAACCGAAAACATAGACATTCTCGCGTTTTCTTCACTCGTGGCGGCAGATTATGCCGCGACCAGCCATTTAGCAAGCTTGATCGGAGAAAATGCTTTCGCGACGCTCCACCACCAGGGTATTGAAAACAATATTTTTATACAGATAATTGAGGACAAGTTCATCCTCGCGATAATATTCAAATCACATACCCCTCTGGGTAGAGTTAAAGTTGAAGCTTTGAGAACAAAGGAAAACCTCACGGAAATTTTTCAGAAAATAACTAAAAAAATCGAAGAGGATAAGACAACGGTTTTCCCGACGGAAGACATTGAAATTGACAATTTTCTTGAAGATTTTTTTGAAGATTTACATTAGGAGTTTTTTTGTCGGTAATTAATTACGCGTCAAGAGAGATAAATTGTAAAATCGTGTATTACGGTCCGGGTCTGGGCGGTAAAACGACAAACCTCAAGAAAATCTACGAAAAGGTCAACCCCAACCACAGGGGCGAGTTGATATCTCTTGCAACAGACATGGACAGAACGCTTTTCTTCGATTTTGTCCCGGTGGACCTTGGAACCATTAGAGGTTTTAAAACCCGGTTCCACCTCTACACAGTTCCAGGTCAGGTTTACTACAACGCTTCGAGAAAACTAATCTTGAGAGGAGTTGACGGAGTAATATTCGTAGCTGATTCGCAGATAGAGAGGCTTGAAGACAACATCGAAAGCATGCGCAACTTGATAGAAAATCTTAAAGAATACAATCTGAAACTCGGGGAAATTCCTTTTGTAATTCAATACAACAAGCGCGATCTTCCTAATATCGCCCCTCTAAACCAGCTTGAAAAACTTTTAAACCCCTTGAAGGTACCTACCTTCGAAGCAGTAGCAAGCGAAGGGATCGGAGTTTTTTCGACTTTAAAAGAAGTGTCGAAGTTAGTCTTGAAGAAACTCTCCCAGTAATAATGGCTCAAACCGAAATAGGAAAATCATTTTTCGACGCCCTCAGGG encodes:
- a CDS encoding YbaB/EbfC family nucleoid-associated protein yields the protein MQNFDRIIKQAQKMQADIDRIQKELAQENFEGESGGGIVKAVVDGTLNPVSVKIEKEILKSEEVEMIEDLIVAAFTAAQRKAKNTAQEKMKGMYGPLDLPKGLW
- the recR gene encoding recombination protein RecR, with amino-acid sequence MSSFPGLGRKSSRRIVFHLLSESKATTLKLSNALQQLHEKTFFCRICGSISDSETCSICENPSRDRNVICVVENFIDQIVLESTNFYNGLYHVLGGVLSPLDGLGPEKLNVDKLMKRIGKMEIKEIIIASNPTPEGNATALYLADLLDKTGIKISRLARGIPVGGDLDLLDLETIRLSLEGRIEIKKNKLTNSVF
- a CDS encoding roadblock/LC7 domain-containing protein, producing the protein MSYEHIDILEEDFWVLKNITSAFQKTIDARVIVLIDRSGQPIVSCGETENIDILAFSSLVAADYAATSHLASLIGENAFATLHHQGIENNIFIQIIEDKFILAIIFKSHTPLGRVKVEALRTKENLTEIFQKITKKIEEDKTTVFPTEDIEIDNFLEDFFEDLH
- a CDS encoding GTPase domain-containing protein; amino-acid sequence: MSVINYASREINCKIVYYGPGLGGKTTNLKKIYEKVNPNHRGELISLATDMDRTLFFDFVPVDLGTIRGFKTRFHLYTVPGQVYYNASRKLILRGVDGVIFVADSQIERLEDNIESMRNLIENLKEYNLKLGEIPFVIQYNKRDLPNIAPLNQLEKLLNPLKVPTFEAVASEGIGVFSTLKEVSKLVLKKLSQ